A region from the Microcella frigidaquae genome encodes:
- a CDS encoding putative RNA methyltransferase → MSILDAAFDLLQCPSCGAPLVAADGGASCPSRHHFDRARQGYLGLRAAHKGKGAPASGDTVEMLEARERFQGAGFHDDIRAAVLAAVPADARGWLADLGGGTGWYASAILDARPDLRGVVLDASVPAVRTAARAHERLAAVSADVWTGIPLRDASVNVALRIFAPGSASEVRRILAPGGTVVVVVPDADHMRELGHGLKLLKVPAGKADEVAVSIPDAALVSRAEVRSRVALTVEQALDAVFMGPNAFHQDRAKVGAVLEGWSAPISVTLAVTVLALRVP, encoded by the coding sequence GTGAGCATCCTCGACGCGGCCTTCGACCTCCTGCAGTGCCCGAGCTGCGGCGCGCCGCTGGTCGCGGCCGACGGGGGAGCGAGCTGCCCCAGCCGCCACCACTTCGACCGCGCCCGTCAGGGCTACCTCGGGCTGCGCGCCGCGCACAAGGGCAAAGGGGCGCCGGCGAGCGGCGACACGGTCGAGATGCTCGAGGCGCGCGAGCGGTTCCAGGGCGCGGGGTTCCACGACGACATCCGTGCGGCCGTGCTCGCGGCCGTTCCCGCCGATGCGCGCGGCTGGCTCGCCGACCTCGGTGGCGGTACCGGCTGGTACGCCTCCGCGATCCTGGATGCTCGCCCCGACCTGCGCGGCGTCGTGCTCGACGCCTCCGTGCCGGCGGTCCGCACCGCGGCCCGCGCGCACGAGCGCCTGGCCGCGGTGAGCGCGGACGTCTGGACGGGCATCCCGCTGCGCGACGCCAGCGTCAACGTCGCTCTGCGCATCTTCGCGCCCGGCAGCGCGAGCGAGGTGCGCCGCATCCTCGCGCCGGGCGGCACCGTCGTCGTCGTCGTGCCCGACGCCGACCACATGCGCGAGCTCGGGCACGGCCTCAAGCTCTTGAAAGTGCCGGCCGGCAAGGCGGACGAGGTGGCGGTGAGCATCCCGGATGCGGCGCTCGTGTCGCGCGCGGAGGTGCGCAGCCGTGTCGCGCTCACGGTCGAGCAGGCACTCGATGCCGTGTTCATGGGGCCGAACGCGTTCCACCAGGATCGTGCGAAGGTCGGTGCCGTGCTCGAGGGCTGGAGCGCCCCCATCTCGGTGACCCTCGCCGTGACGGTGCTCGCCCTGCGGGTACCCTGA
- a CDS encoding EamA family transporter, which yields MAVVYTLINALFISMSNVLGGEAAKRLPLAVVVAITGPTTIVLALVIAVLFPGAPSEPGFWIGFLAGLFGGSGLPVAYRAFAHGPVGIVGAVLAVVGTAWLTIAGIVTGEPITPLRLAGLALCMLAILLVTYRPPVDGVRPNLRGPLLALVAGTLFTGFIVTINTAPAADGLWPVVGARFGVTTVALVFLVGMLIRTRGRLLPHRLTGRMLLFPIAAGVTDILGNLFLVLALQTGDLVLLAILSPAAPIFTAIIGRVFLGERMTRWQILGLVVASAALILASL from the coding sequence GTGGCCGTCGTCTACACCCTCATCAACGCCCTGTTCATCTCGATGAGCAACGTGCTGGGCGGCGAGGCGGCCAAGCGCCTGCCGCTCGCCGTGGTCGTCGCCATCACCGGCCCGACCACGATCGTGCTGGCGCTCGTGATCGCCGTGCTCTTCCCGGGCGCCCCCAGCGAGCCCGGCTTCTGGATCGGCTTCCTCGCCGGCCTCTTCGGCGGCTCGGGCCTGCCGGTCGCCTACCGCGCCTTCGCGCACGGGCCAGTGGGCATCGTCGGCGCGGTGCTTGCCGTCGTCGGCACGGCGTGGTTGACGATCGCGGGCATCGTCACGGGCGAGCCGATCACGCCACTGCGACTCGCGGGGCTCGCCCTGTGCATGCTGGCGATCCTGCTTGTCACCTACCGCCCGCCCGTCGACGGGGTGCGGCCGAATCTGCGGGGGCCGCTGCTGGCGCTCGTCGCGGGCACCCTCTTCACGGGCTTCATCGTGACGATCAATACCGCGCCCGCCGCCGACGGCCTGTGGCCGGTCGTGGGGGCGCGCTTCGGAGTCACGACGGTCGCGCTCGTCTTCCTCGTCGGGATGCTCATCCGCACCCGCGGCCGCCTCCTGCCGCATCGACTCACCGGGCGGATGCTGCTCTTCCCGATCGCCGCGGGCGTCACCGACATCCTCGGCAACCTTTTCCTCGTGCTCGCGCTGCAGACCGGCGACCTCGTGCTGCTGGCGATCCTGTCGCCCGCGGCACCGATCTTCACGGCGATCATCGGGCGGGTGTTCCTCGGCGAGCGGATGACCCGCTGGCAGATCCTCGGCCTCGTCGTCGCCTCGGCCGCCCTCATCCTCGCGTCGCTCTAG
- a CDS encoding iron chaperone, which yields MREIDAYIAAAPPVARERLEVVRAVLRRRIPTGIESFRYGMPAVMIDARHGLHYAAWAKHLALYPVYRGDESYETLVGPYRAKTDAVHFPHAQPLPLDVVEAIAAALAARAPRAAGTAG from the coding sequence GTGAGAGAGATCGACGCATACATCGCCGCGGCACCGCCCGTCGCGCGTGAGCGGCTGGAGGTGGTGCGCGCCGTGCTGCGGCGCCGCATCCCAACCGGCATCGAGTCGTTCCGGTACGGGATGCCCGCGGTCATGATCGACGCCCGCCACGGTCTGCACTACGCCGCGTGGGCGAAGCACCTCGCGCTCTATCCCGTCTACCGCGGTGACGAGAGCTACGAGACGCTCGTCGGGCCGTACCGCGCGAAGACCGACGCGGTGCACTTCCCGCACGCGCAGCCGCTGCCACTCGACGTCGTCGAGGCGATCGCCGCCGCGCTCGCCGCGCGTGCGCCACGCGCCGCCGGCACTGCGGGCTAG
- a CDS encoding Glu/Leu/Phe/Val dehydrogenase family protein, producing the protein MTIAPIASSPLPAVPDFDHERVTTVTGGRSGLRITVALHSSALGPALGGCRLWSYPHWSDGLGDAMRLARAMTMKNALADVGAGGGKAVIALPPGFLLDHLRRRDALLDLGDLVESFGGSYITTEDVGVTEHDMAVVRERTAHVVGLPAASGGSGEPGAATAVGVRASIGEVLRNVVGSPDPAGRSFVIAGLGQVGSRLARLLAADGAELTVTDINPAARALADELGATWIDAADAVTTPADVFVPAGLGGILTAPVIERLPVRAVCGPANNPLAERSGADALAARGILYAPDYVVNAGGVIHLALTERGETPETVTARLHAIGDTLAEVLARAAADGVTPLDAADALALARVAAAR; encoded by the coding sequence ATGACCATCGCCCCCATCGCTTCCAGCCCTCTGCCCGCCGTGCCCGACTTCGATCACGAGCGCGTCACCACCGTGACCGGCGGCCGGTCGGGGCTGCGCATCACCGTCGCCCTGCACTCGAGCGCGCTCGGCCCCGCCCTCGGCGGCTGCCGCCTGTGGAGCTATCCGCACTGGTCCGACGGGCTCGGTGACGCGATGCGCCTCGCCCGCGCCATGACGATGAAGAACGCGCTCGCCGACGTCGGCGCGGGCGGCGGCAAGGCCGTCATCGCGCTGCCGCCGGGCTTCCTCCTCGACCACCTGCGGCGGCGGGATGCCCTCCTCGACCTCGGCGACCTCGTCGAGTCGTTCGGCGGCAGCTACATCACGACCGAAGACGTGGGTGTGACCGAGCACGACATGGCCGTGGTGCGCGAGCGGACGGCGCACGTCGTCGGCCTGCCTGCCGCGTCGGGCGGCTCGGGGGAGCCCGGGGCCGCGACCGCGGTCGGCGTGCGCGCGTCGATCGGCGAGGTGCTGCGCAACGTGGTCGGCAGCCCCGACCCCGCCGGGCGCTCGTTCGTCATCGCCGGGCTCGGGCAGGTGGGCTCGCGCCTCGCCCGGCTGCTCGCCGCCGACGGCGCCGAGCTGACCGTCACCGACATCAACCCGGCGGCGCGCGCCCTCGCCGACGAGCTGGGCGCCACGTGGATCGACGCGGCCGACGCCGTCACGACTCCCGCCGACGTGTTCGTGCCGGCCGGGCTCGGAGGAATCCTGACCGCACCCGTGATTGAGCGGCTGCCGGTGCGCGCCGTCTGCGGGCCGGCGAACAACCCGTTGGCCGAGCGCAGCGGTGCCGACGCGCTGGCTGCGCGGGGCATCCTGTACGCCCCCGACTACGTCGTCAACGCGGGCGGTGTCATCCACCTCGCGCTGACCGAGCGCGGCGAGACCCCCGAGACCGTGACCGCGCGGCTGCACGCGATCGGCGACACCCTCGCCGAGGTGCTCGCCCGCGCCGCCGCCGACGGCGTGACCCCGCTCGACGCGGCCGACGCCCTCGCGCTCGCCCGCGTCGCCGCCGCCCGCTGA
- a CDS encoding alpha-keto acid decarboxylase family protein, with translation MVSNEAPLTVGRYLAARLRQCGAAHAFGVPGDFTLALLDELLAAPGDGSPALQWVGSSNELNAAYAADGYARVGRTMGAIVTTYGVGELSAINGIAGAFAEDVPVVSIVGMPATGALGSGALLHHSLLDGDHEHFVRVFREVTAAQAVLISGSAAVEIDRVLTVALSTSKPVYLGIPTDVAVAELAPEDAARLAEPLRPRASDPGALAAFERALAQAVAHVPSDTGEGEPVVTVLAGPRIHRCGVEADVAALAALPGVRIASQVGSKAVIDEDHPASLGTYMGAITQREATRRAVDEATLLIMIGTVVSDFTTGFFTQGFDPAAAVELALDHARVGYAVFADVRLDDAIAALDRVIAAATLPASSDAVAPLATVAPPSDDDAPLDHAALWAEVQAWLPPDTTLIAEAGTAFYGALDLTLPDRCDLLGQPVWSSIGYTIPATLGAGLARPQRRPVLIIGDGAAQLTVQELGQVFHHGLAPVILLIDNAGYTVERMIRSPEAVYQDVVAWNWRLIPAALGGAHVHVRRAPTVGDLRSVLADATAMPEVPVFAHLTLPRDDAPRLLVELARRLGNRPAALQEHA, from the coding sequence ATGGTGAGCAATGAGGCACCCCTGACCGTCGGCCGCTACCTGGCGGCCCGCCTGCGGCAGTGCGGAGCCGCCCATGCCTTCGGGGTGCCGGGAGACTTCACCCTGGCGCTGCTCGACGAGTTGCTCGCTGCCCCCGGCGACGGCTCGCCCGCCCTGCAGTGGGTCGGCTCGAGCAACGAGCTCAACGCCGCCTACGCCGCCGACGGCTACGCCCGCGTCGGCCGCACCATGGGAGCGATCGTGACCACCTACGGCGTCGGCGAGCTCAGCGCCATCAACGGCATCGCCGGCGCGTTCGCCGAGGACGTGCCCGTCGTGAGCATCGTCGGCATGCCCGCCACGGGGGCGCTCGGCAGCGGGGCCCTGCTGCACCACAGCCTCCTCGACGGCGACCACGAGCACTTCGTGCGGGTCTTCCGCGAGGTCACCGCCGCACAGGCGGTGCTGATCAGCGGCAGCGCCGCGGTCGAGATCGACCGCGTGCTGACCGTGGCGCTCAGTACGAGCAAGCCCGTGTACCTGGGGATCCCGACCGACGTGGCGGTCGCCGAGCTCGCGCCCGAGGACGCCGCGCGGCTGGCGGAGCCGCTGCGGCCGCGTGCGAGCGACCCCGGTGCTCTGGCCGCCTTCGAGCGGGCGCTCGCGCAGGCCGTGGCTCACGTGCCCTCCGACACGGGGGAGGGGGAGCCCGTGGTGACGGTGCTGGCCGGTCCCCGCATCCACCGTTGCGGCGTCGAGGCCGATGTTGCCGCGCTCGCCGCGCTGCCCGGAGTGCGCATCGCCTCGCAGGTCGGCTCGAAGGCGGTGATCGATGAGGACCACCCGGCGAGCCTCGGCACCTACATGGGCGCCATCACGCAGCGCGAGGCCACGCGCCGTGCCGTCGATGAGGCCACCCTGCTGATCATGATCGGCACGGTCGTCAGCGACTTCACGACCGGGTTCTTCACCCAGGGCTTCGACCCGGCGGCCGCCGTCGAGCTGGCCCTCGACCACGCGCGGGTCGGGTATGCGGTGTTCGCCGACGTGCGACTCGACGACGCGATCGCCGCCCTCGACCGCGTGATCGCGGCCGCGACTCTGCCCGCCTCGTCCGACGCCGTCGCGCCGCTCGCGACCGTCGCACCGCCGAGCGACGACGACGCCCCGCTCGACCATGCAGCCCTGTGGGCGGAGGTGCAGGCCTGGCTTCCGCCCGACACGACGCTCATCGCCGAGGCCGGCACCGCGTTCTACGGCGCGCTCGATCTCACCCTGCCCGATCGCTGTGACCTGCTCGGGCAGCCCGTCTGGTCGTCGATCGGCTACACGATTCCCGCGACCCTCGGCGCGGGGCTCGCACGCCCGCAGCGTCGGCCCGTGCTGATCATCGGCGACGGAGCGGCGCAGCTGACCGTGCAGGAGCTCGGGCAGGTCTTCCATCACGGTCTTGCGCCGGTCATCCTGCTCATCGACAACGCCGGGTATACGGTCGAGCGCATGATCCGCAGCCCGGAGGCCGTCTACCAGGACGTCGTGGCCTGGAACTGGCGGCTCATCCCGGCCGCGCTCGGCGGTGCTCACGTGCACGTGCGGCGGGCCCCGACGGTCGGTGACCTGCGGTCGGTGCTCGCCGATGCCACCGCCATGCCCGAGGTGCCGGTCTTCGCGCACCTGACCCTGCCGCGCGACGACGCCCCGCGCCTGCTCGTCGAGCTGGCCCGCCGGCTCGGCAACCGGCCCGCCGCACTCCAGGAGCACGCATGA
- a CDS encoding Lrp/AsnC family transcriptional regulator, protein MVRSSRILDPTSRRIVRALDRDPRAAVGGLAETLGLARGTVQSRIAQLFDGRTLRPTSTTVPPETLGYSIRAVVTAEVDQDRFEEAMVALQEIPTIIECVATSGQNDLLCQVVARDTDDLYAVGQRILRCPGIRRTATSIVLKELIAYRTIPLLES, encoded by the coding sequence ATGGTCAGATCGAGCAGAATCCTCGACCCCACGAGCCGCCGCATCGTGCGCGCGCTCGACCGCGACCCGCGCGCCGCCGTGGGCGGGCTGGCCGAGACGCTGGGCCTCGCCCGCGGAACCGTGCAGAGCCGTATCGCGCAGCTCTTCGACGGGCGCACCCTGCGCCCCACGAGCACGACGGTGCCGCCCGAGACGCTCGGGTACAGCATCCGCGCCGTCGTGACCGCGGAGGTCGACCAGGACCGCTTCGAGGAGGCGATGGTCGCGCTGCAGGAGATCCCGACCATCATCGAGTGCGTCGCCACCTCGGGCCAGAACGACCTGCTCTGCCAGGTCGTCGCGCGCGACACCGACGACCTGTACGCGGTCGGCCAGCGCATCCTGCGCTGCCCGGGAATCCGGCGCACGGCGACGTCGATCGTGCTCAAGGAACTGATCGCCTACCGCACCATTCCTCTGCTCGAGAGCTGA
- a CDS encoding ribonuclease E inhibitor RraB, producing the protein MADLQTHLTCNVEQYSQRIKMRDDVDAAREVEHFANFRAIKDARTAGAALEKRGYGVTVTRRFIARGTLRATKQATVDVESADRMVEEVFAVVAAHHGDYDGWAAPLVQG; encoded by the coding sequence GTGGCTGATCTCCAGACGCACCTCACCTGCAACGTCGAGCAGTACTCGCAGCGCATCAAGATGCGCGACGACGTCGATGCGGCCCGCGAGGTGGAGCACTTCGCGAACTTCCGCGCCATCAAGGATGCCCGCACCGCCGGCGCCGCCCTCGAGAAACGCGGCTACGGCGTGACGGTGACCCGTCGGTTCATCGCGCGCGGCACGCTGCGCGCGACGAAGCAGGCGACGGTCGACGTCGAGTCGGCCGACCGGATGGTCGAGGAGGTCTTCGCCGTCGTCGCTGCGCACCACGGCGACTACGACGGCTGGGCCGCCCCCCTCGTGCAGGGCTAG
- a CDS encoding amidohydrolase family protein gives MSPLVMNAPPATFHVADLWRGTWMGPSIVRRGGATLHYVGPAPSALPADVIPIPGVLLPGFCDHHTHLQLLPADARTQLLAGGLSRVIDLGGDPDTLAVLAEPDPFGVAVEFAGAFLTAPGGYPSDRAWAPAGSVREVASADDAELAVAEQGAAGASRIKVALHGDAGPTWSDDLLADVVAEARAAGLPVVAHVEGVGQAERAIAAGVDVLSHTPFSEVLPEALVARAVAQGQRWVSTLAIHDPVENAAERAAALANLRAFRTAGGEVLYGSDLGNGEQPLGVHRDELVALAEAGLDETAVLRALVGGFGRGRWKKRLTWMPERPGAIAELTGAVSVAVGDLEDVGA, from the coding sequence ATGAGCCCGCTCGTCATGAACGCGCCGCCCGCGACTTTCCACGTCGCCGACCTGTGGCGCGGCACGTGGATGGGTCCGAGCATCGTGCGCCGCGGCGGCGCGACCCTGCACTACGTCGGGCCGGCCCCCTCGGCGTTGCCCGCCGACGTGATCCCGATCCCCGGTGTGCTGCTGCCCGGCTTCTGCGACCACCACACCCATCTGCAGCTGCTGCCGGCGGATGCCCGCACCCAGCTGCTCGCCGGCGGCCTGTCGCGCGTGATCGACCTCGGAGGTGACCCCGACACCCTCGCCGTGCTCGCCGAACCCGACCCGTTCGGCGTCGCCGTCGAGTTCGCGGGGGCGTTCCTCACGGCGCCGGGCGGCTACCCGAGCGATCGCGCCTGGGCGCCCGCCGGCTCGGTGCGCGAGGTCGCCTCGGCCGATGACGCCGAGCTCGCCGTCGCCGAGCAGGGAGCGGCAGGAGCATCCCGCATCAAGGTCGCTCTGCACGGCGACGCCGGCCCGACTTGGAGCGACGACCTGCTCGCGGATGTGGTCGCCGAGGCGCGCGCCGCCGGCCTGCCCGTCGTCGCGCACGTCGAGGGGGTGGGCCAGGCAGAGCGCGCGATCGCGGCCGGGGTCGACGTGCTCTCGCACACGCCGTTCAGCGAGGTGCTGCCGGAGGCGCTCGTCGCGCGGGCTGTCGCGCAGGGCCAGCGCTGGGTGTCGACGCTCGCCATCCATGACCCGGTGGAGAACGCGGCCGAGCGCGCGGCCGCGCTGGCGAACCTGCGCGCCTTCCGCACCGCCGGGGGAGAGGTGCTCTACGGCAGCGACCTCGGCAACGGCGAGCAGCCACTCGGCGTGCATCGCGACGAGCTCGTGGCGCTCGCCGAGGCCGGTCTCGATGAGACGGCCGTGCTGCGCGCGCTCGTCGGCGGCTTCGGCCGCGGCCGCTGGAAGAAGCGCCTGACCTGGATGCCCGAGCGCCCCGGAGCGATCGCCGAGTTGACCGGCGCGGTGTCGGTCGCCGTCGGCGACCTGGAGGACGTCGGGGCCTGA
- a CDS encoding tryptophan 2,3-dioxygenase: protein MSQKTSGGAAENTRAIEDTVVTDFSTRMSYGAYLALPELLQLQRPISEPEHHDELLFIIQHQTSELWMKLLLHEARAARQCLIDDDLGGALKRIARIKHIQETLIQQWSVLATLTPTEYAEFRGFLGNSSGFQSHQYRAIEFILGNKHAGMLRVFESDPEAHAVLEGLLQEPSLYDEFLRYLARHGVPIPASVLERDVTQAHVFTPELVPVFVAIYEGAHGGDDDTWRIYETCEELVDLEDNFQLWRFRHLRTVRRTIGFKRGTGGSSGVDFLQRALELTFFPELYAVRTEIGQA from the coding sequence ATGAGCCAGAAGACGAGCGGCGGGGCCGCCGAGAACACCCGCGCGATCGAAGACACGGTCGTCACCGACTTCTCGACTCGCATGAGCTACGGCGCGTACCTCGCCCTGCCCGAGCTGCTGCAGCTGCAGCGCCCGATCAGCGAGCCCGAGCACCACGATGAGCTGCTGTTCATCATCCAGCACCAGACGAGCGAGCTCTGGATGAAGCTGCTGCTGCACGAGGCCCGCGCCGCCCGCCAGTGCTTGATCGACGACGACCTCGGCGGGGCGCTCAAGCGCATCGCGCGCATCAAGCACATTCAAGAGACGCTCATCCAGCAGTGGAGCGTGCTCGCCACGCTGACGCCGACCGAGTACGCCGAGTTCCGCGGGTTCCTCGGCAATTCCTCCGGCTTCCAGTCGCACCAGTACCGCGCGATCGAGTTCATCCTCGGCAACAAGCACGCGGGCATGCTGCGGGTGTTCGAGAGCGACCCCGAGGCGCACGCCGTGCTCGAGGGGCTGCTGCAGGAGCCGAGCTTGTACGACGAGTTCTTGCGGTACCTCGCGCGTCACGGCGTGCCGATTCCGGCGAGCGTGCTCGAGCGCGACGTGACGCAGGCGCACGTGTTCACGCCCGAGCTCGTGCCGGTGTTCGTCGCCATCTACGAGGGCGCCCACGGCGGCGATGACGACACCTGGCGCATCTACGAGACGTGCGAAGAGCTCGTCGACCTGGAGGACAACTTCCAGCTCTGGCGGTTCCGGCACCTGCGTACCGTGCGGCGCACGATCGGCTTCAAGCGCGGCACGGGCGGTTCGAGCGGCGTCGACTTCCTGCAGCGCGCCCTCGAGCTCACCTTCTTTCCCGAGCTGTACGCGGTGCGCACCGAGATCGGCCAGGCATGA
- a CDS encoding amidase, with protein MTRLPLVETDIPTLAAALAEGRTTAVALVEGYQARIAAYDRQPSPDGARPALNAVVVDNPDALAEARASDERRAAGRALGPLDGIPYLAKDSYMVRGLTVASGSPAFADLVAQHDAFTIERLRAAGAICLGLTNMPPMANGGMQRGLYGRAESPYNPAYLTAPFGSGSSNGSGTGLAASFAAFALAEETWSSGRGPASNNGLCCYTPSWGVISVRGNWPLVPTMDVVVPYTRTMAELLLVLDAVVADDAQSRGDFWRVQPWVSIPPSSQLRPASYPALADPHALSGMRLGVPRMYLGAERGGDDPIETRPTVIAQWQKARADLEAAGATVVEVDFPVVTNYESRGRADDRSMVARGLVPPHFADHELYELSMWGWEEFLQANGDPALHRLADVDPELIFPTPPGSLPGQYDDHLSRFAPEDVDLADYVHRARASGVPALELIPTIAEGVRGLAETRRRDLEAWMDELGLDAVVFPAVADVGPADADVNPASAELAWRNGTWVANGNLVPRHLGIPCVQVPMGLMADIGMPIGLTFAGRAYDDTRLLAFAAAFEAAATRPGSALDGTRVPPPHTPELP; from the coding sequence GTGACCCGTCTGCCGCTCGTCGAGACCGACATCCCCACCCTCGCGGCGGCGCTCGCCGAGGGCCGCACCACCGCGGTCGCGCTCGTCGAGGGCTATCAGGCGCGTATAGCGGCCTACGATCGGCAGCCCTCGCCCGACGGCGCGCGGCCAGCCCTCAACGCCGTCGTCGTCGACAATCCGGATGCCCTCGCCGAGGCCCGCGCGAGCGACGAGCGCCGCGCCGCGGGTCGGGCGCTCGGCCCGCTCGACGGCATCCCGTACCTGGCGAAGGATAGCTACATGGTGCGCGGCCTGACCGTGGCGAGCGGCTCGCCGGCCTTCGCCGACCTCGTCGCCCAGCACGATGCCTTCACGATCGAGCGGTTGCGCGCCGCGGGCGCGATCTGCCTCGGGCTCACCAACATGCCGCCGATGGCCAACGGCGGCATGCAGCGCGGCCTCTACGGCCGCGCCGAGAGCCCGTACAACCCCGCCTACCTGACGGCGCCGTTCGGCTCGGGCTCGTCGAACGGCTCGGGCACGGGGCTCGCGGCCTCGTTCGCGGCCTTCGCCCTCGCCGAGGAGACGTGGTCGAGCGGCCGCGGCCCCGCGAGCAACAACGGGCTGTGCTGCTACACGCCCAGCTGGGGCGTGATCTCGGTGCGGGGCAACTGGCCGCTCGTGCCGACGATGGACGTGGTTGTTCCCTACACTCGCACGATGGCCGAGCTGCTGCTGGTGCTCGACGCGGTCGTGGCCGATGATGCGCAGAGCCGCGGAGACTTCTGGCGGGTGCAGCCGTGGGTGAGCATCCCGCCGTCATCGCAGCTGCGCCCCGCGTCGTACCCCGCCCTCGCTGACCCGCATGCCCTCAGCGGCATGCGCCTGGGTGTGCCCCGCATGTACCTGGGGGCCGAGCGCGGTGGTGACGACCCCATCGAGACGCGGCCGACCGTGATCGCGCAGTGGCAGAAGGCCCGCGCCGACCTCGAGGCGGCCGGCGCGACCGTGGTCGAGGTCGACTTCCCGGTCGTCACGAACTACGAGAGCCGGGGCCGGGCGGATGACCGCTCGATGGTCGCGCGCGGCCTCGTTCCGCCGCACTTCGCCGACCACGAGCTCTACGAGCTGAGCATGTGGGGGTGGGAGGAGTTCCTCCAAGCGAACGGCGACCCCGCGCTGCACCGCCTCGCCGACGTGGACCCGGAGCTCATCTTCCCGACCCCGCCCGGCTCGCTGCCCGGGCAGTACGACGATCACCTCAGCCGCTTCGCGCCGGAGGACGTCGACCTCGCCGACTACGTGCACCGCGCGCGCGCGAGCGGGGTGCCCGCGCTCGAGCTGATCCCGACCATCGCCGAGGGGGTGCGCGGGCTCGCCGAGACGCGACGGCGCGACCTCGAGGCCTGGATGGACGAGCTCGGCCTCGACGCGGTCGTCTTCCCGGCCGTCGCCGATGTCGGGCCCGCTGACGCCGATGTCAACCCCGCGAGCGCCGAGCTCGCGTGGCGCAATGGCACCTGGGTGGCCAACGGCAACCTCGTGCCGCGGCACCTCGGCATTCCGTGCGTGCAGGTGCCGATGGGGCTCATGGCCGACATCGGCATGCCCATCGGCCTGACCTTCGCGGGTCGCGCCTACGACGACACCCGGCTGCTCGCGTTCGCGGCGGCCTTCGAGGCGGCGGCCACCCGGCCCGGCTCCGCTCTCGATGGCACGCGCGTACCGCCGCCGCACACCCCGGAGCTGCCATGA
- a CDS encoding agmatine deiminase family protein: MAWRMPAETDPHERIWMAFPREGEVMGDSSAARESTYAAWTAVAHAILPFEPVTMVVDPTERERARRMLSAEIDIIEAPLNDFWMRDFGPTFVIDDETGELGGVDWIFNAWGQGADCADDALIAARILDELGVARVPSLLVNEGGGIHVDGEGTVLVTETVQLDPDRNPWATKERVEAELARTIGTTTAIWLPRGLTRDYDELGTRGHVDIVATFASPGRVLVHAQHDPEHPDHAVMPAIYDALRDATDARGRRLELIELPAPAQLRDEEGFVDYSYVNHLVVNGGIIACGFDDPVADARAREALAEAYGREIVTVDAREIFARGGGIHCITQQQPAGPASSGTLAKDGA; this comes from the coding sequence ATGGCCTGGCGCATGCCCGCCGAGACCGACCCGCACGAGCGCATCTGGATGGCGTTCCCGCGCGAGGGCGAGGTGATGGGCGACTCGTCCGCAGCTCGGGAGTCGACCTACGCAGCATGGACCGCGGTCGCCCACGCGATCCTCCCCTTCGAACCGGTGACGATGGTCGTCGACCCGACCGAGCGCGAGCGCGCCCGCCGCATGCTGAGCGCCGAGATCGACATCATCGAGGCGCCGCTCAACGACTTCTGGATGCGCGACTTCGGCCCCACCTTCGTCATCGACGACGAGACCGGCGAACTGGGCGGCGTCGACTGGATCTTCAACGCCTGGGGCCAGGGCGCCGACTGCGCGGATGACGCGCTCATCGCCGCGCGCATCCTCGACGAGCTCGGGGTCGCCCGCGTGCCCAGCCTGCTCGTCAACGAGGGTGGCGGCATCCACGTCGACGGCGAGGGCACCGTGCTGGTGACGGAGACGGTGCAGCTCGACCCCGACCGCAACCCGTGGGCGACCAAGGAGCGCGTCGAGGCCGAGCTGGCCCGCACGATCGGCACGACCACCGCGATCTGGCTGCCCCGCGGCCTGACGCGCGACTACGACGAGCTCGGCACGCGCGGGCACGTCGACATCGTCGCCACCTTCGCGAGCCCGGGCCGCGTGCTCGTGCACGCGCAGCACGATCCCGAGCATCCCGACCACGCGGTCATGCCCGCCATCTACGACGCGCTGCGCGACGCGACCGACGCGCGCGGCCGCCGCCTCGAACTGATCGAGCTGCCCGCCCCCGCGCAACTGCGCGACGAGGAGGGCTTCGTCGATTACAGCTACGTCAACCACCTCGTCGTCAACGGCGGCATCATCGCCTGCGGCTTCGACGACCCGGTGGCGGATGCCCGCGCGCGCGAGGCGCTCGCCGAGGCCTACGGCCGCGAGATCGTGACGGTCGACGCGCGCGAGATCTTCGCGCGGGGCGGCGGCATCCACTGCATCACGCAGCAGCAGCCGGCGGGGCCCGCGTCGAGCGGCACGCTCGCAAAGGACGGCGCGTGA